In the genome of Schistocerca piceifrons isolate TAMUIC-IGC-003096 unplaced genomic scaffold, iqSchPice1.1 HiC_scaffold_538, whole genome shotgun sequence, one region contains:
- the LOC124754852 gene encoding vacuolar protein sorting-associated protein 26B-like: MSFFGFGQSAEIDIVLDGTENRKMADIKSEDGKKERHYLFYDGETVSGKVNVTLQKYGSKLEHQGIKIEFIGQIELYYDRGNHHEFTSLVKELARPGELMQNMSYAFEFLNVEKPFESYTGSNVRLRYFLRVTIVRRLSDIIKEMDIVVHTLSCYPEMNNSIKMEVGIEDCLHIEFEYNKSKYHLKDVIVGKIYFLLVRIKIKHMEIAIIKRETTGSGPNTFTENETIAKYEIMDGAPVRGESIPIRVFLAGYDLTPTMRDINKKFSVRYYLNLVLKDEEDRRYFKQQEITLWRKGEKTRKNLQTSSRTSPQLPHAIPGTQEHTSNQPIEDMKREDEDKGTVSGAENDLRRKAAVDGDKADD, from the coding sequence ATGAGCTTCTTTGGATTTGGGCAGAGTGCTGAGATTGACATTGTTTTAGATGGCACAGAGAACCGTAAAATGGCAGATATCAAGTCGGAGGATGGGAAAAAAGAGAGACATTATCTTTTTTACGATGGAGAGACTGTATCTGGGAAGGTGAATGTAACCCTGCAAAAGTATGGCTCAAAGCTGGAACACCAAGGAATAAAAATAGAATTCATTGGTCAGATTGAACTCTATTATGACAGAGGCAATCATCATGAGTTCACATCTCTAGTCAAAGAACTAGCTCGTCCTGGTGAACTTATGCAAAATATGTCCTATGCTTTTGAGTTCCTTAACGTTGAAAAGCCTTTCGAGTCGTACACTGGTTCAAATGTACGACTTCGGTATTTTTTGAGAGTTACTATTGTGAGAAGGCTTTCAGACATAATTAAGGAAATGGATATTGTTGTTCACACCTTATCTTGCTACCCAGAAATGAACAACAGCATAAAAATGGAAGTTGGCATAGAAGACTGCTTACATATAGAATTTGAGTACAATAAATCAAAGTATCATTTAAAAGACGTTATAGTGGGAAAGATATACTTTTTGCTTGTGCGCATAAAAATCAAACATATGGAGATTGCAATAATCAAAAGGGAAACCACAGGATCTGGACCAAACACATTCACAGAAAATGAAACTATAGCAAAATATGAAATAATGGATGGAGCTCCAGTCAGAGGAGAGAGCATTCCAATAAGAGTATTTCTTGCCGGCTATGATCTTACTCCTACAATGAGagatattaacaaaaaattttcagtgcgGTATTATTTGAATCTCGTGCTTAAGGATGAAGAAGATCGCCGTTATTTCAAGCAACAGGAAATAACATTATGGCGAAAGGGTGAAAAAACTCGAAAAAATCTTCAAACATCCTCAAGGACATCACCCCAACTGCCTCATGCAATTCCAGGAACTCAGGAACACACCTCCAACCAACCAATTGAAGATATGAAACGAGAAGACGAAGACAAGGGTACAGTGTCAGGTGCTGAGAATGATTTGAGAAGGAAAGCGGCTGTTGATGGTGACAAGGCTGATGACTGA